A stretch of the Methylacidiphilum caldifontis genome encodes the following:
- a CDS encoding NAD(P)H-hydrate dehydratase, which produces MNIVDVQGIRKLEEEEIASGTPAEVLMERAGRMAAAFVEEYCSRHRSLLAIIGRGNNGGDGLVITRELLKKGWVVYVYLTAERAKLGPLCKKKLDELVQNFPDLAIFEYPTPAPWTKADYVLDSILGIGMKGELQGELANLVMELNEKRNRCFFETIAVDCPTGLWEGSKHNSLAVVADLTIAIGYGKDFLFREELSHFTGRIEIIPIFEKSPSYSGFESLTGWELACLFPFRSYYSHKGNYGRVVIFGGSIGYTGAPVMAAQAALRIGSGLVYIGVPQEIYSIVATKVFPECLVFPFEDKRLFDAVVSQASVVAMGPGFGLEKKSEFFFRTLMQLDKPLVIDADCLTLLARNPELYEEIKKWAVLTPHPGEMKRLLRKEFSAEERMEIAKSFVKDKKITLVLKGVRTLVAQEGKALFVNTSGNPGLSTGGSGDSLLGIIAGLIAQGFDPFDAARCGVWIHGKSADIAAEKRKTKEGLLPMDVAENISAALLWMRSDLRRVLDQKSYWNEIQAYYAAK; this is translated from the coding sequence TAATGGAAAGGGCAGGAAGAATGGCTGCTGCATTCGTTGAGGAGTATTGTTCTCGGCATCGTTCTCTTCTGGCTATAATTGGAAGAGGGAACAATGGGGGAGACGGTCTTGTTATAACAAGAGAATTATTAAAAAAAGGATGGGTTGTTTATGTTTATCTTACAGCGGAAAGAGCCAAGTTAGGACCTTTATGCAAAAAGAAGTTGGATGAATTGGTTCAGAATTTTCCTGACTTAGCCATTTTTGAATATCCAACTCCTGCTCCCTGGACTAAGGCTGATTATGTTTTGGACTCCATACTTGGCATTGGCATGAAAGGTGAGCTACAGGGCGAGCTGGCTAACCTTGTAATGGAACTTAATGAAAAGAGAAATCGGTGTTTTTTTGAAACGATTGCTGTGGATTGTCCTACAGGTCTTTGGGAAGGTTCCAAGCACAACTCTCTTGCTGTTGTCGCTGATTTAACGATTGCAATAGGATATGGTAAGGATTTTTTGTTTAGAGAGGAGCTTTCTCATTTCACGGGAAGAATCGAAATTATACCGATTTTTGAAAAATCTCCTTCTTATTCAGGTTTCGAGTCCTTAACAGGATGGGAGCTTGCTTGCCTATTCCCTTTTAGAAGCTATTATTCCCACAAGGGTAATTATGGCCGGGTAGTGATTTTTGGTGGATCCATAGGCTATACTGGAGCTCCTGTTATGGCTGCCCAGGCTGCACTACGCATAGGTTCAGGTCTTGTTTATATTGGGGTCCCGCAGGAAATCTATTCAATAGTCGCTACAAAAGTTTTTCCTGAATGTCTTGTTTTCCCTTTCGAGGATAAGCGACTATTTGATGCAGTGGTTTCTCAAGCATCGGTTGTCGCCATGGGGCCAGGGTTCGGATTAGAAAAGAAATCAGAGTTTTTTTTTAGAACCCTTATGCAGCTGGACAAGCCTTTAGTCATTGATGCCGATTGTTTGACCTTGCTTGCTCGTAATCCTGAGCTCTACGAGGAGATTAAAAAATGGGCTGTTTTAACACCCCATCCCGGTGAAATGAAAAGATTGTTAAGAAAAGAATTTTCAGCTGAAGAAAGAATGGAAATAGCTAAGTCTTTTGTCAAAGACAAAAAAATTACCTTGGTATTGAAAGGGGTAAGAACATTGGTTGCTCAAGAGGGCAAAGCTTTGTTTGTCAATACCAGTGGTAATCCTGGACTATCAACAGGTGGCTCAGGAGACAGCTTATTGGGTATTATTGCTGGACTTATCGCCCAGGGGTTTGATCCCTTTGATGCTGCACGGTGCGGGGTATGGATCCATGGTAAATCCGCTGACATAGCGGCAGAAAAAAGAAAAACTAAAGAAGGATTGTTACCCATGGATGTGGCTGAAAATATAAGTGCAGCTCTCTTATGGATGCGTTCGGATTTGCGTCGGGTACTGGATCAAAAAAGTTATTGGAATGAAATTCAAGCCTATTATGCAGCCAAATGA